A single window of Botrytis cinerea B05.10 chromosome 3, complete sequence DNA harbors:
- the Bcqri7 gene encoding Bcqri7 — protein MKSLCPLSRRVCNTRRSICRTPKRSLLTLAIETSCDDTSVSILEKHKNHSATLHFNSKITSDNRSFGGVWPIAAHESHQKNLAQLVKEAIRTLPRQSSTEASFENTVAITSHHESKLYKKPDFITVTRGPGMRANLITGIDTAKGLAVAWQIPLLGVNHMQAHALTPRMVSALEAGNNSKTEKHENDPAYPFLSLLVSGGHTMLVHSRQLCDHEILATTSDLAVGDMVDKTARDILPASVIESASDVMYGRVMEEFAFPDANSSYDYEPSHKSIAQTSRPTKYEWTLTPPYMSTGHRPLKSYNSEFSYSGVGSQIKRIMNRNPEMDIAERRLLAQETMRVAFEHLASRVILNLERPDLKDTKTLVVSGGVAANQYLKYILRSLLDAWGHKTMRLIFPPPKFCTDNAAMIGWTGIEMWEAGWRSDLDILAARKWPIDPRTEGGILGLDGWKNEIN, from the coding sequence ATGAAGTCACTATGTCCTCTTTCCAGGCGTGTTTGCAACACGAGAAGGTCAATATGTCGGACTCCCAAACGATCTCTCCTGACGCTGGCGATTGAGACTTCATGCGATGACACAAGTGTTTCCATTCTCGAGAAGCATAAAAATCATTCTGCCACTCTACACTTCAATTCCAAGATTACATCGGATAACAGATCATTTGGAGGAGTGTGGCCAATTGCAGCACATGAGTCTCATCAGAAGAACTTGGCACAATTGGTGAAAGAAGCCATCAGGACTTTACCACGACAAAGCTCCACAGAGGCATCATTTGAGAACACTGTagccatcacatcacatcatgaATCTAAGTTGTACAAAAAGCCAGATTTTATCACCGTGACACGAGGCCCAGGGATGCGAGCGAATCTCATCACGGGTATTGATACTGCGAAAGGTTTGGCTGTGGCATGGCAAATCCCTCTATTGGGTGTGAACCATATGCAGGCCCATGCTCTTACACCACGAATGGTATCCGCCCTTGAAGCGGGAAACAACTCCAAAACCGAAAAGCATGAGAATGATCCCGCCTACCCGTTCCTCTCTCTGTTGGTTTCTGGCGGACACACTATGCTTGTTCATTCTCGTCAGCTTTGTGACCACGAAATCTTGGCAACAACATCGGATCTTGCAGTTGGAGACATGGTTGATAAAACAGCACGAGATATATTACCCGCTTCTGTGATTGAATCTGCGTCGGACGTCATGTACGGCCGTGTTATGGAAGAATTCGCATTTCCTGATGCCAATTCTTCCTATGATTATGAGCCCTCTCACAAGAGTATTGCACAAACTTCAAGGCCAACAAAATATGAATGGACCTTAACACCCCCCTACATGAGTACTGGTCATCGTCCGTTAAAATCTTACAATTCAGAATTCTCGTATTCTGGTGTCGGAAGCCAAATTAAGCGCATTATGAACCGAAACCCAGAAATGGATATTGCAGAAAGGAGATTGCTTGCTCAAGAGACTATGAGAGTCGCATTTGAACACCTCGCTTCTAGAGTGATTCTAAATCTCGAGCGCCCAGATTTGAAGGACACAAAAACGCTCGTTGTCTCAGGAGGCGTTGCTGCGAATCAATATCTGAAGTATATATTGAGGTCATTACTAGATGCTTGGGGGCATAAAACTATGAGGTTGATATTTCCACCTCCAAAATTCTGTACGGATAATGCAGCTATGATTGGGTGGACAGGTATCGAGATGTGGGAAGCTGGCTGGCGGAGCGATTTGGATATACTGGCGGCTAGAAAATGGCCAATTGACCCCAGAACCGAGGGCGGGATACTTGGCTTAGATGGCtggaaaaatgaaattaattag